One window from the genome of Cricetulus griseus strain 17A/GY chromosome 2, alternate assembly CriGri-PICRH-1.0, whole genome shotgun sequence encodes:
- the Gtf2h5 gene encoding general transcription factor IIH subunit 5 gives MVNVLKGVLIECDPAMKQFLLYLDESNALGKKFIIQDIDDTHVFVIAELVNVLQERVGELMDQNAFSLTQK, from the exons ATGGTCAACGTTTTGAAAGGAGTGCTTATAGAATG CGATCCTGCCATGAAGCAGTTCTTGCTGTACTTGGATGAGTCCAATGCCTTGGGGAAGAAGTTCATCATTCAAGATATTGATGACACACATGTGTTTGTCATTGCGGAGCTGGTCAATGTCCTCCAGGAGCGAGTAGGGGAACTGATGGACCAGAATGCCTTTTCTCTTACCCAGAAGTGA